TGGCCGTCCCTTGCTTCTTTCTCCCTTAGCAGCAGCCAGCAGGCCTCCATCAGTCTTTCCAGCATTTTCTGCAGGAAAGGGGCGTCTCCGGGCTGGGGCAGCATGGGCCAACCCAGTCTGGTAGTGGCTGCTTTCAGGTATTGCCACAAATCCAGACGAAGATTCTCCAGGGAGCTGATGCTGAACAACAGAAAGATAACCAAGACAGGTTCTTCCCGCTCCTCTTCCGACAGGTGAATAATCCCATCAAGCATGTTTGTTTTCACAGGGTGCATAGGCTTGCCTCTTTAGTTTACTTGAATATGGCGCTTTGCCTCCGTGTACCGAACCCATACCGCGGGTATTCTACCAGCAGCGGTGTTTTTCTTACTCACCTGAAAACCCTATATTTGGCACTATGGAAACGACTATGAAACCAGCACATATTGGCCGTAAGATCAGCCGCATCCGGGAACTGCGAGGCATTAAGCAGGAAGTCCTGGCCCAGGAGCTGGGCGTGAGCCAGCAGACAGTGTCCCGGATGGAAGCCAGCGAAACGGTGGAGGAAGATATACTGGCGAAAGTGGCTAAGATTTTAGGCGTTCAGCCTGAAGCCATTAAGAACTTTAGCGAAGAGGCGGTTTTTAATATTATCGGTAATACTTACCACGACAGCTCCACCTCATTACATTATCAGTGTACTTTCAATCCAATTGATAAAATTGTTGCCCTTTATGATGAAAAGATTGCTTTGTTGGAGCGACTTTTAGAGAGTGAGAGGGAGAAAACAGAGTTTTTGAAGGGACGAAACTAAACCAGACTAAGCTCTTAAACTAAATGACTCTGCACTTTCAGTGCAGAGTCATTTAGTACATTAATTTTTCTTTATTAAATTGCACTTTATAATTTTAATTATTATTTATCACATAACCATCACATAAGAAATCGCTGTTTTTAAGCATTTTAAGCAGTTTTTAACTTGATTCCGATCTACCTATCACATAACCATCACATAAGAGCTATTTTAGTGACTACGCCCAGAATGGAAGATACCTAGCATGCTTCCTCGATTTATTTTCTGGATCATAATCCTTAATAAGTCCAGCTTGTTTAGTATCATCAATAATCCGAGAAGCAGTTGAATAGTTATGGCTTTCAATAGCAAATCTTTCTCTAAGAGTCTGATTTGTCATTCTTTCATTAGATACATACTTCAAACAAGAATGTTGATAACAGGCCCTAATTTTATCTGTTTTATCCATCTCATTTAATGTTTGATAAGCATATAGAGTCACTTTAGTATTCTTTATAAGGCCTTGAAAATTTGGGGCTGGCAATTGGAATAGCTCAGCCTGAGCAACTACCTTGTCAATTCCACTCCCTTTTTCCTCGCAGATGCCTACTCTCCGCATAAAAGATGCGAGTGCCTCATTACGAGACTGATATTCATCAATAAACCTATCTGTGGTTATAATAGGTGTACCAGGATTGGTAATTTCTATTCTGTCAATATAAATTTCAACTATTGGACCAGACCCCGTTTCATGAAAGTCTTGATGGATCAAAGCATTTGCTACAAGTTCCCTAATAGCAATTTCAGGATACATCCTTACTGTCTCTCTGAAAGCCTTTCCTACCTCTTCATTTGATGGTAGTTTGTCGTTTATATAATCTATTAACCCAAGGAAACCGGACGCATATCCTTTTACACCAGGTTGATCTTTAAGAGTGTTGAGCTTGTTCTTGCCCTCATATTGGATAACTCTAATAGCCTTTCTAGCTAACCTATCAAAATCCTGTAGGGATTTTGCAAATAGAATTGCACCTAAATTAGTAATGTTAAAATAATTGCCATCTTTTACAACAAACTTGTCGGATAGAAGCTTTTTTAAAATAGCATCTCTTGTTGAAGGGAGAGGTAAGTTTAAAAGATCAAAATAGGTTTGAACATCAAGAAGCCGGACAACATCTTCGCCAGAAATCGTTTTTGTTGCCAAACCTTGCTCGAACTGGTTATTAATTTCCTTTCTCCAGATTTTTTTCTCCTTTTCAGGGAAATCTCTAAGTTTTCTTGTAACACTCCCAATCCTGATATATGAAATATGCTGGAACTGAACAGGCCTGTCTATAGCCGCAGGAATTTCAAAGATGGCGATTGATTTACCGTCAAAATCGAATTCATAAATCCTAAAATCAATTCTAGGATTAAGCCGCTGCGCGATCCAATGTTCGATTAGTTCATTACCCCTTTTCTCTCTAGTTGGAGTAAAGGAAGTTCCAACAATCGAATGATCGTTATCATTAACGCCGTAGACCAGGTACCCATATGACTGATTATGAATACTGGCGCTATTAGAAATAGCAGAGAGCCTTTCTCCGACAGATTCCGGATCACCATTGTTTTCTTTGAATTCAACCCATTCGTTTTCATTAGGCAGATCCGTTAGTTTAACTAATAATCTGTAGAGGTCATCAACATCCATATTGAAGCAAAGCGATTTTAGCTATTTTCTAAAGCCAAAGGTTAATTCAAAGTTAGAAATTTTTATTCTCCTCAATTTAGATTTAAAAAGCCTCGCAGCGTGGGCAAGGCTATTTACAGAACAGAAACTCTAATCATTCTTTTTTAGATTCTTCGGAGACTTTATAAAGGTAGGATTCCTTTAGTTCCTTTTCGCTAATCTGCCAAGATTGCTTATACGCAGGCCAAAACTCTTTAACAATTGCAAGTGATGCGGCATTTAACTCATTAATAAACTCCCCATCGTTTATCAATATTAATCTTGATTTGGTATCTAAGTATGAAAATAAAATCCTGAATTCTTCAGATTTATCCTCTGCTAACCTTAAAGCCTTACGGAATACCTCAAGATGATTCTCAATCCCAGTGTTTGCAAAATAACGTATTGCTGCAATTCTAATATGTAGGATATAGTATTGGTTCACTGCATCTGAAAAGAACTCAGTGGAGAACCGATTCTCACAATTTGAAATCGCATATGCAATGCTGGTTTTAGTATCCACATCAATGGAAGGGTCCTTCAACATACTAATTAAATCGAATATTTGAGTATCTGAAAATCCCAGGTGTTGTGTAAGTTGGAAGAAATTTACCGCGTTTGTTCGTAAACCATAATTTGGCCCTTTTAAATCTGAAATAGCTTTTTCAATTTGTTGTTGACGGTTATTGGTTAGGTATTTTTCCAGTCTTTTATCTAAATAACCCTCCAAGTCCTTTAATTCTTTTTGGTATGGTCTGATTCCAAAAAAATAGACTGCCAACGGAGCCAATAATCCTCCTATTGTAAATACCAATGTAACAATTGAATAAACAGTTCCAAATCCTCCAAGTAGTGAGCTTTGATTGGAAATTGTTTCCGAGGCTTGTTCTAATCTCTCTTCAAGTACCGTATTTTTCCACTCTTGTTTTTCTGAATTGGCTTTGAGTTCAAATCTCAAAGACTTAATAGTATCTAGAAGTGCATTATTTGATGGCTGGGATCCTCTAGCCCTGGAAGACTGACTGTAACTAATAACTGAAACAGAAATGAATAGCAATAAAAGGAGTAAGTGTTTTCTCATATTCTCTATATACACACTACCGTTTTCAACTCTGGAGACGGGCTGGCTGAAATCGATTTGAACAAGCTTTCCCCTCTTTTTTTTGTTCTTAAAAAATTAAGCCTCAAAAAATATCTCATAACCATCAAAAAAACACTTCAAACCCTCTCTGAGCCTGCCAACTGTTTTTCTCCATTTTCCTCTTTGATTTTTTGCCATTATTTCTTCTCATCTTCCTCAAGCTCTTTTATAAACAACTGTCTCAAAAGGCCAGCCAATCTTATTCCCATCTTTTCTGCAAGGACTTTCCCTTAACAGATTCAGAATGAAGTTTAGTCCTAGATTGGTGTTTCAAAACTGGAAATCTTTTCATCGATTTTCTCAAGGAACCTTGGCATATCTTTACCAAACCACTGAAGTTGTTTGAATTCATCAAATTTAAATGTTCTTGTTTGCCAATGAACATTCGGCCCTCCAGTTAGCAGTTCTAAAGCCTCTGCATGTTGTTTTATATATGCAATAGCTAGATGAATGTTAGCTTCTGCATCTCTAAGTCCTCTATCCCGTTTAGTATTGTTGCTGCCGGTTTTATACATCGAATAGGCTTCAGAGAACTCAGAAACTATATTAACCAACCGCGTATTCAGGGTTTGCCATTCTTCTTTAGTCATTGTGCTAGTTTATTACTACTCTCTCTCGATGGAGGAATATTTTGTTGCGAAGTTAACAAAGATGATTTCACAGAACCGCCCCAAATAATACCCCTCGAAATCTTTAACTTCTGCTTTTTCTTTCTTGAATTTCAGGACCTCGACGCTAAGGTGCTTTTTTTCAGAATTAGCCAATAATTGGATTACACCCTTCTCCCCCCATTGTTTAGTGTGTTTTAAATATTTAGTGTCTTCATCCTCGTGAATAGCCCATGTGTTGAGGCTTTTATCCTCTATTAAGGCAATAATATCTTTCTTTAGCTTATTTGGCGCAGCCGTTTTGAAAAGTAGTTTCATTTTGGTCGGTGTTAGTTGTTTAAGCAAGGTAAATAATTTACTTGGCACTTATTGCTTACCTAAGTTGACTTTGGCAAGAAGGTCAAGAGAGAAAAAAACCGGTCAAAACGGGTTCCCATGTACTCCAAACTTGGGAAAGATCACTTGCTGCTCCCAATGTTCCCAAGCCAAAGCTAATAAGAGGCTGCAAAACCGATTTTGGCAATCGTTCATTTTCGGGTATTATCGCTTGCTCGCTCAAAACGGTCAACTGCTCTAAATACTTCTTTTTCTCATTTTCAACTAACGCACTTGACCTCTCAATGGCATTTGACAGAGCTTTTAAGGCTTCAGCAACTCCTTCTTCTCCAGCCTTGGAAAGTTTTTGGGAATTTGAGATTACATTGTCTACCATTGAACCAAGGTTGATGACGTTCCCGTGGCCTTGTACAGTAACTTCTATAGATTTCAATGCAGCCAACCTACTCTGCTGCTTTTCTTCCTCCGCTCTCCGCTTGTTTGCAGCTATGTATTCTTCGTCTGCTTTCTTTCTTTGCTCGTACCATGGGAATTTCTGTCCGCATACGTCGCATATTTTTGGTGCGACAGGCCCGAAGCCGCCCAGAATAGCTATATTTGAATGAATCACATCACCGGGAATCAGAGCCCTGCATTCTGGATTCTGACAATTTGTGATGGTACGCTCCTCGCAGCTAATACAGTAATTTTTCCTTGAATGTGGGTTGGAATTGTACCTAGCAGTCGATACATGGCCATTTAGGCAGACCTGCATTACATCGTGGTAAGAACTCATGTATTTGAAGTAAAGTTGGGATAGTATGCTTTAAGCAAGGTAAATAAAGATTTTCATTTGGCTCGAAGTTTCCTTGACCTTAAAAACCAAGATTCTTTTTAATCCACTGCAGAGAAGGTCTGCGTTGAAAGTGAAAGAGTGCTTTTGATACTAGAAAAAGGCTGCCCTTTTATTTAAAATAGTTTGGTTTAAAAGTGCCTGGCAAATAATATTAAATCTTCGATTTACAACCCATACTATTTTATAGCTGTAACTATTAAATACCTTTGAAGCTACAAGAAAGAATTTCAAGCGCTTCTATGAATTGGTTCGAGAATTGTATCCTAGGGACTACTAAAAAAGCCACTTCATGAAAATGGAGTGGCTTTTTTATTTTGTTATGTTGCAATCTTTATATAACCGAAGCCAAAGGCTTACTCGTGCATCAATTCCGCTCCCTCTCCGTTATTACCGTAACAACACACTTATATATCCTTTTGTAATCGTATCTAAAGGAATCAAAATACCTATTTAAGTTTAAGAGCATGTTTAAATTTTGGAAAGGGATAAAAAAAGCGAGTCAGCCCGTAAGCATTAATTGACCAAACTTCGGTGCTTATGGAATCCCAGTACAGGAAATTGACTGACTCGCAATGGGAGGCGATGAAGTCATCGCTGCCCACTGATAGGAAACGTCTGCACAGCCTTCGGGTTATAGCGGACACCATATTTTACGTGCTTCGCGTGGGATGCCAGTGGCGGAACCTGCCGCAGGGGTGTTTCCCCAAGTGGCAGCTGGTGTACTACTACTTCCGCCTATGGAAGTCGGACGGCACGCTGGAGAGGCTTAACTGGGCCCTGAACATGCGGGAGCGGAGAAGGCAGGGCAAGGCGGACTCGCCCAGCATGGTCAGCATTGACAGCCAGTCGGTTAAGGCAGGCCCGTTCATCTCACAGGAGACAGGCGTGGACGGCAACAAGAAGGTCAACGGGCGGAAGCGGCACGTGGTCACCGACACGCTAGGCCTGGTGTGGGGCGTGGTGGTGCACGGGGCCAACAGGGCGGACGGGGCCCTGGCCCGCAGGGTGGTGGAGCCGATGAAGGGCTACCTGCACCGCATGGAGAAGATACTGGCCGACGCCGCCTACCAGAAGGGCTTCATGGCCTGGGTGGAGGAAAGTTTGCTGGGCGTGGAGTTGGAGGTGTCATCCAAGCCGCCGGGAACGGAGGGTTTCGCCCCTGTGAGGTGGAGGTGGGTCACGGAGCGGGCCTTCGGCATGTTCTCCTTCTTCAGCAGGCTCGACAAAGACCACGAGAAAACGACCGAAAGCGCCGAAAGTTGGGTGCTTTGGCAGAACTGCCAAGTTATTCTCAATCGTTTGGGCTGATAACCAGAAAGTTAAAATTTAAACAAGCACTAAATTGTTTTATCATTCGCAAGCTAAACACCTTAAATAATTTAAGACTTAAACTTACAATACCCACTTTTTCATATAAATAGCTGTTCAAGTCTAACTAATAATTAAAATTCCCCGAACAAAACTGCGCGGGGAATCTTATTATTAAATATAAAATTTATAAGAAATTTGGATATGTAAATAACAGGATTAAGTTTAAACAAAATAATGGGTGGAGTCTATAATAAAGAATCTGAGGAGCGACAAATTGCTCTAGTTAGCTAGTTAAATCGCTCCTCAGGTTTATCTCTACTGTACTAGTAATCTGGCTTGAAAGCTTAAGTCCCCTGATGATATTCTCACTAAGTATAAACCTGGCTTTAACCCACTGGTAGGTACGGAACTCTGCAATACCCCGCCAGTATGTGTAAGCCTACCGGTGTGTATATTTTTACCCGTTAGATCAAAAACATTTACTGAGTAAGCACCTTCAACTGCATCTCCAAGGGAAACCATCACTTCAGTTCCAAGAATAACCGGGTTAGGGTGAACAGAAAGCTTAAACTCATTACTGATTGTGGTACCGGCTATCTTAATTGGATTCTCCTCTTCATCAATTGACGCAGCCGCAAATGTTTGCCCTATAACGGTGAAAGGCTGAGACTCAGTACCAATAACTTTGGGCGATGTGCTTACCACCCGAACTTTATAACCGTTACCAGATGGAATATTAGCTGGAATACGCGCGTAAATAGGGTTACGTGTAGCATATGCTCCTATGATAACGGCATTACTGAAAGAGCCGGATGCATCAGAGAGTTCAACTTGGAATTCATTAACATAGCGCTCGTAGGTACCTGTCTTGGTATAAGGCACTGCAAACGAAATGCCAACTCTTTGGACAGAAGAGGCTAATACACCTGTTGTGATGGTGTTGGACTCTACGCCTACTACGGTGAAAGGTTGAGACTCAGTACCAATGATATAAGGCGAAGTGCTTACCACGCGTACTCTGTAGCCCGTTCCTGATGGCGTACCGGCAGGAACCCTGGCATGGATAGGGTTTCTAACTGCGTATGCTCCAATGACTACCGGGTTTAAAAAAGAGCCTTGCGCATCCGAAAGCTCCACACGGAATTCATTCACATAGCGCTCGTAAGCCCCCGTCTTGGTGTATGGTACAGCGAAGGATATCCCCGTCCGAATGGAGGTGACAGCAAGAGCGCCTGTTGTGATAGTGTATGGCTCTGGAGTTGGGGTAATAGGACCAGCATTACTATTAACAATTCTCTCTACTTCAAAGAAATTAAGATTATTGTTTTCTGATTGCTCTAAAATATTTTTATCAGCATCTGCTACAACTAATACAGTATATGATCCTAATGTTGAACTTTCTGGCAGGATAATCTCTGTACCACTAATGGAATGTGTTGCTTCACATGGCAATGATTCAGCATTAATTGTGATAGTTTTCAAAAGCTTATCTGAAGGATCTAACTGCCTATCATCAGATAGATAAAATTTTAACTGGCTATTAATTTTAGCTGAACTTCCATTATTCTTTATCCCAATATTAGTTTTAAATTTATTGGTAGTAGTAGTTAATTTTTCAGATGGAGCTATAACCTGTAAATCAGGATTTGATTGAATATTAACCTTAATTCCAGATGAATTATAATTATTGGTTTCATTAGTTTCAATGATTGTGTTATCACCAAAATCAGGATAATATCCATCTATTTTTGCAAAAAGGAACTTCTGCCCTTCAACACCACAAGTGGAAAAATCTAAACTAACTGAACCACTATAAACTTCACCTGATGCCAATGCTGGAATTTTGACAAACTGCTGATTTGAGTTAGTACCAGAAAATAATCTAGCATCTGTAGATGGGCTAAAATTATCATCATTAGAAACAAATACATCTAAATAGATTACACTAACTGGTCCCTGTCCTTGATTTTTAACAACAAAATTAATTGTAGTGCTTTCGTAGGCGGCAGGGGATAAATTACTGATGGAAAAATTTTGCAATACTAAGTCTGGATCTTTAGAAACAACTAATACATCTGAAGCTAAATTA
This region of Rufibacter sp. LB8 genomic DNA includes:
- a CDS encoding helix-turn-helix domain-containing protein; translated protein: METTMKPAHIGRKISRIRELRGIKQEVLAQELGVSQQTVSRMEASETVEEDILAKVAKILGVQPEAIKNFSEEAVFNIIGNTYHDSSTSLHYQCTFNPIDKIVALYDEKIALLERLLESEREKTEFLKGRN
- a CDS encoding RNA-binding domain-containing protein translates to MDVDDLYRLLVKLTDLPNENEWVEFKENNGDPESVGERLSAISNSASIHNQSYGYLVYGVNDNDHSIVGTSFTPTREKRGNELIEHWIAQRLNPRIDFRIYEFDFDGKSIAIFEIPAAIDRPVQFQHISYIRIGSVTRKLRDFPEKEKKIWRKEINNQFEQGLATKTISGEDVVRLLDVQTYFDLLNLPLPSTRDAILKKLLSDKFVVKDGNYFNITNLGAILFAKSLQDFDRLARKAIRVIQYEGKNKLNTLKDQPGVKGYASGFLGLIDYINDKLPSNEEVGKAFRETVRMYPEIAIRELVANALIHQDFHETGSGPIVEIYIDRIEITNPGTPIITTDRFIDEYQSRNEALASFMRRVGICEEKGSGIDKVVAQAELFQLPAPNFQGLIKNTKVTLYAYQTLNEMDKTDKIRACYQHSCLKYVSNERMTNQTLRERFAIESHNYSTASRIIDDTKQAGLIKDYDPENKSRKHARYLPFWA
- a CDS encoding DUF2321 domain-containing protein, with protein sequence MSSYHDVMQVCLNGHVSTARYNSNPHSRKNYCISCEERTITNCQNPECRALIPGDVIHSNIAILGGFGPVAPKICDVCGQKFPWYEQRKKADEEYIAANKRRAEEEKQQSRLAALKSIEVTVQGHGNVINLGSMVDNVISNSQKLSKAGEEGVAEALKALSNAIERSSALVENEKKKYLEQLTVLSEQAIIPENERLPKSVLQPLISFGLGTLGAASDLSQVWSTWEPVLTGFFLS
- a CDS encoding IS5 family transposase; the protein is MESQYRKLTDSQWEAMKSSLPTDRKRLHSLRVIADTIFYVLRVGCQWRNLPQGCFPKWQLVYYYFRLWKSDGTLERLNWALNMRERRRQGKADSPSMVSIDSQSVKAGPFISQETGVDGNKKVNGRKRHVVTDTLGLVWGVVVHGANRADGALARRVVEPMKGYLHRMEKILADAAYQKGFMAWVEESLLGVELEVSSKPPGTEGFAPVRWRWVTERAFGMFSFFSRLDKDHEKTTESAESWVLWQNCQVILNRLG
- a CDS encoding CARDB domain-containing protein, producing the protein MKQKLLFKLLAILLLIRFHAVGQENIKPLAPSNLMLTSISETEVSLNWVDNSSDETNFKVYRSVRSEFDRDTLVSIVDANTTSYIASGLVKNTVYYFKVVSMNNSGKASSNVQALNLTCPPDLQFKDIIAEHSTISINEELPFKATSKIINASSCASFADNVNYKVFISSDEILDAEDINISIPENGIDKKKGLKNLENELLKTPFVGLDPVKIPNNMALLGQRYLIFQLDPENHVYEGSETNNLAVVPIFITKNAGLKIENFVIVNTNKENGTVTVNFDVVNTGEGALGEYYIEYLADNYLNGKILIATDEEDGLILGQRKSISKTLPISCVNYGANSLFVEVNSKSYYGSTAIKLNDISNTIASDQFSLVGEKPDLQMLLKIKNVKTVDAGQDFTVESTVFNTGGGFNGTNVITYYLSADGNIDANDQVLGSSSFTAGLSCSVTTVFNSTLTVPSSLNLGTYRVIAKVDGTSQLDEINEENNLASDVLVVSKDPDLVLQNFSISNLSPAAYESTTINFVVKNQGQGPVSVIYLDVFVSNDDNFSPSTDARLFSGTNSNQQFVKIPALASGEVYSGSVSLDFSTCGVEGQKFLFAKIDGYYPDFGDNTIIETNETNNYNSSGIKVNIQSNPDLQVIAPSEKLTTTTNKFKTNIGIKNNGSSAKINSQLKFYLSDDRQLDPSDKLLKTITINAESLPCEATHSISGTEIILPESSTLGSYTVLVVADADKNILEQSENNNLNFFEVERIVNSNAGPITPTPEPYTITTGALAVTSIRTGISFAVPYTKTGAYERYVNEFRVELSDAQGSFLNPVVIGAYAVRNPIHARVPAGTPSGTGYRVRVVSTSPYIIGTESQPFTVVGVESNTITTGVLASSVQRVGISFAVPYTKTGTYERYVNEFQVELSDASGSFSNAVIIGAYATRNPIYARIPANIPSGNGYKVRVVSTSPKVIGTESQPFTVIGQTFAAASIDEEENPIKIAGTTISNEFKLSVHPNPVILGTEVMVSLGDAVEGAYSVNVFDLTGKNIHTGRLTHTGGVLQSSVPTSGLKPGLYLVRISSGDLSFQARLLVQ